In Chrysiogenes arsenatis DSM 11915, the following proteins share a genomic window:
- a CDS encoding enoyl ACP reductase FabMG family protein has translation MAGNLRGQNIFFFGLIREDGFADYIAANLLRRGATVYCLAAPELTEEREAELALRKIHVIKTPLWYGLKDDEYPEAFKSLKKPEDILHYAVDDDFIDTVFAENEKAAANEVRKIFIELGIKTKGKVDGIIHIMAGGIPRTRGMMMLTKGMLGTADPAKFIPMQRFVESDVFQKIVARNINLVTATSYEHIFTHGNAVLAANPRCNIIALGYNGEHIMDTNHQYSFASYPGYLVGYAKKHLLEIADRYRAKSYKATVVNLMGAETASTNAFAGIENFVVNSFRQMDQAGHEISALKQQCEALLKPGITMEQVVANADQYLYAPAIQGIQDGSFPLLTSLATAEVTLQVSEQFQDFHIDRKKLVAYEISRFVKTLMAEHFWDQFDENTSSTLLLDVKQLMEQ, from the coding sequence ATGGCGGGAAATCTTCGAGGCCAGAATATATTTTTCTTCGGGTTAATTCGTGAGGACGGTTTTGCTGATTATATTGCAGCCAATTTGCTACGGCGTGGGGCGACTGTATACTGTTTAGCGGCACCAGAACTTACTGAAGAGCGCGAAGCAGAGTTGGCGCTCAGAAAAATTCACGTTATAAAAACACCGCTTTGGTATGGTCTGAAAGATGATGAATACCCAGAAGCGTTTAAATCGCTCAAAAAACCAGAAGATATTTTACACTATGCCGTTGACGATGATTTCATCGATACGGTTTTTGCCGAAAATGAAAAAGCTGCGGCTAACGAAGTGCGGAAAATATTTATCGAACTTGGCATCAAAACTAAAGGCAAAGTTGATGGCATTATTCACATTATGGCGGGCGGGATCCCTCGTACTCGTGGGATGATGATGCTGACCAAGGGGATGCTTGGCACGGCCGATCCAGCGAAGTTTATTCCGATGCAGCGCTTTGTGGAATCGGATGTTTTTCAAAAAATTGTTGCGCGCAATATCAATCTGGTCACTGCCACCAGCTATGAGCACATATTTACTCATGGTAATGCTGTTCTGGCAGCCAATCCGCGTTGTAATATTATCGCTCTTGGCTACAATGGCGAACACATTATGGACACGAACCATCAGTACTCTTTCGCGTCATATCCGGGGTATCTTGTGGGATATGCCAAAAAGCATTTGCTGGAAATTGCCGATCGTTATCGCGCCAAAAGCTACAAGGCTACTGTCGTGAATCTGATGGGTGCGGAAACGGCTTCTACGAATGCCTTTGCAGGGATTGAAAATTTTGTTGTGAATTCATTTCGTCAGATGGATCAGGCGGGGCATGAGATCTCTGCGCTGAAGCAGCAATGCGAAGCCTTGCTCAAGCCAGGAATTACGATGGAGCAGGTCGTTGCGAATGCAGATCAGTATCTCTACGCGCCAGCTATCCAAGGGATTCAGGATGGTTCGTTCCCACTGTTGACTTCGCTTGCCACTGCCGAAGTGACGTTGCAAGTTTCAGAGCAATTTCAGGATTTCCATATCGACCGCAAAAAACTGGTAGCCTATGAAATCAGCCGTTTCGTGAAAACGCTGATGGCGGAGCATTTTTGGGATCAGTTTGACGAGAATACATCAAGTACACTCTTGCTCGATGTGAAGCAGTTGATGGAGCAGTAG
- a CDS encoding RelA/SpoT family protein, protein MTLFTRSIRINDVIRELQTRHKNADLTPVHKAYIFAAQAHRGVVRKSGEPYISHPLAVAYTLAQMSLDPYTVAAGLLHDTVEDTDHTTEQLQKEFGSDIAFLVDGVTKIETAVGKSNKSDLKAETLRKMLIAMARDIRVLLIKLADRLHNIRTLEHMAPEKQQLIAEETLEIYAPLAHRLGINWIKTELEDFSLRYLDPEGYATIDEAVSLGNIDRRDYIETLVNTIRTHLASVGIACTVDGRPKHYYSIYKKIKKQGVAPKELFDLLALRVITKDSTQCYMVLGEIHRLWKAVPNRLKDYITNPKSNLYQSLHTTVIGPGGHKVEFQIRTEEMHKICEEGIAAHWAYKEGVSANTNDTQKFGWLKSLLEGGMEVEDSTEFLNALRRDLYIKEVFVFTPRGDTIELPEDATVLDFAYSIHSEVGDHCNGGLVNGKMVGIKQKLNNGDTVEIITSEKQHPRKDWLKIVQTNKARLRINAYLNKVERDRAIEVGHDLLDKALRTIKKSLDHLSEKEKRELLDHARRPNMDELLRDAGLYRIDIPALLNKTFTDAEELRKQQLEHDRHKDEAVAEGARERSQHSSSGIIVEGVSDVLIRIAQCCHPVPGDEIIGFVTHGRGISVHRQDCKHIEESFPDRLLRADWSQQAFSKSFQSRLSVLCQDKPGVLASISSILGDHEANITNLQMVKKDPKTEQVILDFTIEIKSKEQLTKIRSRLRSLAFVIELQ, encoded by the coding sequence ATGACCCTTTTTACTCGCAGCATCCGCATTAACGACGTCATTCGGGAGCTTCAAACACGGCATAAAAATGCCGATTTAACCCCCGTCCATAAAGCCTATATCTTCGCAGCCCAAGCGCACCGCGGCGTGGTACGCAAGTCTGGCGAGCCCTATATTAGCCATCCGCTTGCCGTAGCCTATACGCTGGCACAGATGAGCCTTGACCCATATACCGTCGCGGCAGGGCTATTACACGATACCGTAGAAGATACCGATCATACGACGGAGCAACTGCAAAAAGAATTCGGTTCCGACATTGCATTTTTGGTCGATGGCGTAACGAAAATTGAAACCGCCGTAGGCAAGAGTAACAAATCCGACCTCAAAGCCGAAACACTCCGCAAAATGCTGATTGCAATGGCGCGCGATATCCGCGTGTTACTCATCAAACTTGCCGACCGACTGCACAACATTCGCACCTTGGAGCACATGGCTCCGGAAAAACAACAACTGATTGCCGAAGAAACACTGGAAATTTACGCCCCACTCGCCCATCGACTCGGGATCAACTGGATCAAAACAGAACTCGAAGACTTTTCACTCCGTTACCTAGATCCCGAAGGGTACGCCACCATTGACGAAGCCGTATCGCTCGGCAATATCGATCGTCGTGACTACATCGAAACCCTCGTCAACACGATTCGGACGCACCTTGCCAGCGTTGGAATCGCCTGCACGGTCGATGGTCGCCCCAAGCACTACTACAGCATTTACAAAAAAATCAAAAAACAAGGCGTGGCACCGAAAGAGCTATTTGACCTGCTCGCGCTGCGCGTTATCACCAAAGATTCAACGCAGTGCTACATGGTACTCGGCGAAATTCACCGCCTCTGGAAAGCCGTACCCAATCGACTGAAAGATTACATTACCAACCCCAAATCGAACCTCTATCAATCGCTGCATACGACCGTCATTGGACCTGGCGGTCACAAAGTCGAATTCCAGATCCGTACCGAAGAAATGCACAAAATCTGCGAAGAAGGGATTGCGGCACACTGGGCGTACAAAGAAGGAGTAAGCGCGAACACCAACGATACGCAGAAATTCGGTTGGCTGAAAAGCTTGCTCGAAGGGGGGATGGAAGTTGAAGACTCAACTGAATTCCTCAATGCTCTGCGACGCGACCTCTACATCAAAGAAGTGTTTGTCTTTACCCCGCGCGGCGATACCATCGAGCTTCCCGAAGACGCCACCGTACTGGATTTCGCCTACAGCATTCACTCCGAAGTTGGCGATCACTGCAACGGAGGGCTTGTCAACGGCAAAATGGTGGGGATCAAGCAAAAGTTGAACAACGGCGATACCGTCGAAATCATCACCTCAGAAAAACAACACCCGCGCAAAGATTGGTTGAAAATCGTCCAAACCAACAAAGCTCGGCTGCGCATCAACGCCTACCTGAATAAAGTAGAGCGGGATCGCGCAATTGAAGTGGGTCACGATTTGCTCGATAAAGCCTTACGCACCATCAAGAAAAGCCTTGACCACCTCAGCGAGAAAGAAAAACGAGAACTGCTCGACCACGCCCGTCGCCCCAACATGGACGAACTGCTACGCGACGCAGGGCTGTATCGCATCGACATTCCCGCACTCCTGAATAAAACTTTTACCGATGCCGAAGAGCTTCGCAAGCAACAACTTGAGCACGACCGTCATAAAGACGAAGCCGTGGCCGAAGGGGCGCGTGAGCGTTCCCAACACAGCAGCTCAGGCATTATCGTGGAAGGGGTTTCTGATGTCCTTATCCGCATTGCGCAGTGCTGTCATCCCGTTCCCGGCGATGAAATCATTGGATTTGTCACACATGGACGCGGAATCAGCGTGCATCGCCAAGACTGTAAACATATCGAAGAATCATTCCCTGATCGACTGCTCCGCGCAGACTGGAGCCAACAAGCCTTTTCGAAAAGCTTTCAAAGCCGTCTCTCTGTACTCTGCCAAGATAAACCAGGCGTCCTCGCCAGCATCAGCAGTATTCTTGGTGACCACGAAGCCAATATCACGAATCTGCAAATGGTCAAGAAAGACCCAAAAACCGAGCAAGTCATTCTCGACTTTACCATTGAAATTAAATCCAAAGAACAATTGACAAAAATCCGCAGTCGCTTGCGCTCACTGGCATTTGTGATTGAGTTGCAGTAA